The Halobacterium hubeiense genome contains the following window.
TCCTGCTCGACGAGCCGATGAGCGCGCTGGACGCGCGGCTCCGGGAACGGCTGCGCGTGCAGGTCAAGGAGATTCAGTCCGAACTGGACATCACGACCGTCTACGTCACGCACGACCAGAGCGAGGCGCTGGCGATTTCGGACCGCGTGGCCGTGCTGAACGCCGGCCGCGTCGAGCAGGTCGGCGAGCCCGAGGAGGTCTACCGGGAGCCGGCGTCGCGGTTCGTCGCGGAGTTCGTCGGCGACAACAACGTCTTCGGCGGCGAATCTCCAGTCGAAACAGAGGGGTGTTCGGTCCGCGTCGGCAAGACTGAGTTCGACGTCGGCGAGCGCACCGACGGCCGCACGACGGTCTGCGTGCGCCCCGAGTCCCTGCGCTTCGACTGCGAGCAGAACCGGTTCGCGGTGCGCGTGGAGAGCGTGGAGTTCCTCGGCGACGCCTACCGCGCGCACTGCGAGTGGGACGGCCGGGAAGTGCTCGTGAAGACCCGCGACGAGCCGCCAGCGGGAGAAGCCGTGCTCGGATTCGAGCCCGAGGACGCGACGCTGCTCTGATTGGGTCGGGGTCGCGTTTCCTGTTTAAGGCGCGACGCCGACGGTCAGCAGCGTGCCGTACGTGCGGTAGCGCTCGACCATGTCCTCGCGCGTCTCGAAGCCCTCGTGGGGGAACTCGGCGGCGGGCGGAATCTCGACGTCGCGGTCCGCGACGTTGTCCTGCTCGGCGACGTGCAGGCCCGCCTCGCGGAACGCCTCGCGGTACTGGGCCTTGTCCCAGCGGGTCATCTCCACGGTGATGTTGTCCTGCCAGTCGTGGCTGTGGACGTTCTCCTCGTAGTAGTTCACCGCGCAGTAGAACGTCCCGCCGGGCTTCAGCACGCGCCGGACCTCTTCGAGGGTCTCGTGGGGGTCGCTGGCGTAGTAGAACGCCTCCATCGAGAACACGTGGTCGAGGCTGTCGTCGGCGAACGGCAGGCTCCCGAAGTCCCCGACGACGTAGCCGATTTCGTCGTCCTCGGTGTACGACTGGGCGTTGCGCGCCATCTCCGGCGCGCCGTCCAGTCCGTAGCCGCGCGCGATGCCGCGCTCGCGGAGCGCCCGCAGCGCGTACCCGCTCCCGGTGCCGAGGTCGAGGACGTAGTCGTCGGCCTCCACGGGCATCCGTGCGAGCACGTGCTTGGCGGTGTGCCAGTGACGCTCCTCCATCCCCTTGTCGCGACCCGACGCCGCCCACTCGTCGAACTCCTTGCGTACGCTCATACCGAAAGCGACGGCCGCCGCGGGCAAAAACCCGCAGGAATCTGGTCGGCCGCACCCGCACCCGTAGACGTTTTCCCGGCCGTCCCCGACTGTCGGGTATGGTCGGCCGAAACAGACGGTATCGCGTCGCGGACACCGCCCAGCAGGTCGTCGGCGGCTTCCTGCTGGCGGGACCGTTCGTCGTCACCGAGGAGGTGTGGCTACTCGCCAGCCGCATGCAGTGGTTCCACGTGCTCGCGACCGTCGTCGTCGTGTTCGCCATCGGCTACGGCGCGCTCTACGAGGCCGACGACGACCGCAACCCCGACCGCGAAGCCGAGGTCGCGGGCGTCCCCGTGCGGTTCGTCTCCCTGATGGGAGTCGCGTACGGCTCCGTGCTCGTGCTCGCGCTGGCGGTCACCGCGCCCACGACGTTCGCCGGCCAACTGGAACTCGGCACGTCGCTGTCGGCGGTCGCGGCGCTCACCGCGAAGGCCGTCTGCGTCGGCGCCATCTTCAGCGTCGTCGGCGCCGCGACCGCCGACAGCGTGTTCTGAGCGCGGTCGCGCACGCGGCGCGGGACTCCCCGACCCCGAAGGTTAAGACCGCGTGGGCGCTTTCCTGCGGTATGGACTACGACCTCGCCATCGACGGAGCGCCCGACTCCGTCCCGGGCGGCACCGTCGTACTGCTGCTCCACCCCAGCACCGGCGAGACCGACCGCATGGACACCGACTTCCTGAAGACGGACACCGACAATTTCCTCGTCGTCTCCACGCGCACGACCGCCCGCGAGGTCACGCAGAAACTGGAGTACTACGACGTCGACGAGGACAGCGCCGAGATTCTGGACACGCTCTCCGTCGACCGCGGCTACTCGCGGCGCGGCGCCAGCCACATCCACTACGTCTCCGCGCCCGACGACGTCGACGGCATCCTCGCGGCCGTCGATCAATTCCTCACGGACAACCCCGGGAAGCGCCGCGTGAGCTTCGACTCGCTGACCGAGCTGGCGTACTACGCCGACGAGGATCGCGCGCTGGATGCGCTCGTCCGGCTCGGCGACCTGCTGGACGAACACGACGCGGTCGCGCTCGTCCACGTCTCCCGGGAG
Protein-coding sequences here:
- a CDS encoding ABC transporter ATP-binding protein, whose translation is MTSLQLDDVTRAFGATTAVEGVSLDVRDGEFFTLVGPSGCGKTTTLRLIAGFEQPDSGDVRFGGDSVAGVPPEDRDVGIVFQSYALFPHMSVAENVAYGLRFRDPPAGQTTDERVAELLELVDLAGFEDRDPGELSGGQQQRVALARALAPEPDVLLLDEPMSALDARLRERLRVQVKEIQSELDITTVYVTHDQSEALAISDRVAVLNAGRVEQVGEPEEVYREPASRFVAEFVGDNNVFGGESPVETEGCSVRVGKTEFDVGERTDGRTTVCVRPESLRFDCEQNRFAVRVESVEFLGDAYRAHCEWDGREVLVKTRDEPPAGEAVLGFEPEDATLL
- a CDS encoding class I SAM-dependent methyltransferase; amino-acid sequence: MSVRKEFDEWAASGRDKGMEERHWHTAKHVLARMPVEADDYVLDLGTGSGYALRALRERGIARGYGLDGAPEMARNAQSYTEDDEIGYVVGDFGSLPFADDSLDHVFSMEAFYYASDPHETLEEVRRVLKPGGTFYCAVNYYEENVHSHDWQDNITVEMTRWDKAQYREAFREAGLHVAEQDNVADRDVEIPPAAEFPHEGFETREDMVERYRTYGTLLTVGVAP
- a CDS encoding DUF2391 family protein, which produces MVGRNRRYRVADTAQQVVGGFLLAGPFVVTEEVWLLASRMQWFHVLATVVVVFAIGYGALYEADDDRNPDREAEVAGVPVRFVSLMGVAYGSVLVLALAVTAPTTFAGQLELGTSLSAVAALTAKAVCVGAIFSVVGAATADSVF
- a CDS encoding DUF7090 family protein; translated protein: MDYDLAIDGAPDSVPGGTVVLLLHPSTGETDRMDTDFLKTDTDNFLVVSTRTTAREVTQKLEYYDVDEDSAEILDTLSVDRGYSRRGASHIHYVSAPDDVDGILAAVDQFLTDNPGKRRVSFDSLTELAYYADEDRALDALVRLGDLLDEHDAVALVHVSREVHDDDVLDSFRGESDVVVELDEDGNVAADY